From the genome of Variovorax sp. RA8, one region includes:
- a CDS encoding sigma-54 interaction domain-containing protein — MQHLTLLYVALGGDSRELRDALLAGGWEIAQAADLAAASRLQTHRRFPVALLVIGDSLPVPEAAIEACVNASKGTEWVVVCGPCALESPGFRDLVLGCFFDHALLPPDARELTLMMEHAARRALLRRRHETQTHAADTLGMVGQGPAITRLRKQIRRVAATDAPVLIGGESGSGKELAARAIHQCSLRSAGPFVAVNCGAISPSLIQSELFGHERGAFTGASSERRGLIEAANGGTIFLDEIGDLPLELQTNLLRFLQEKTISRVGGVRSLRVDVRVVAASHVDLAEAVAVGRFRDDLFYRLNVLSLELTPLRRRMEDVPMLAEHFFRCCAATGKTRVQGFSRQALSAMMAHGWPGNVRELYNRVQRAVVMSELRLIGPADLGLAEVESPACLELDTARTLAERDAICLTLTRVGRNVTRAARELGVSRMTLYRLMVKHCISPAAPQAPYAGPRAPAALPLRTAPSIVAG; from the coding sequence ATGCAGCACCTCACCCTCCTGTACGTCGCACTCGGCGGCGATTCACGCGAACTGCGCGACGCGCTGCTTGCCGGCGGCTGGGAAATTGCGCAGGCCGCAGACCTGGCAGCCGCGAGCCGGCTGCAAACGCATCGGCGCTTCCCGGTAGCACTGCTGGTCATCGGCGATTCGCTGCCGGTGCCGGAGGCGGCGATCGAGGCCTGCGTCAATGCCTCGAAGGGCACCGAGTGGGTGGTGGTGTGCGGGCCCTGCGCGTTGGAGTCCCCGGGCTTTCGCGACCTGGTGCTGGGCTGCTTCTTCGACCACGCGCTATTGCCGCCGGACGCTCGCGAGCTGACGCTCATGATGGAGCATGCCGCCCGCCGCGCGCTGCTGCGGCGACGGCACGAGACCCAGACGCATGCGGCCGACACGCTGGGCATGGTGGGGCAGGGCCCGGCCATCACGCGCCTGCGCAAGCAGATCCGACGGGTGGCAGCGACCGATGCGCCGGTGCTGATCGGCGGCGAGAGCGGCAGCGGCAAGGAGCTGGCGGCGCGCGCCATCCATCAATGCTCGCTGCGCTCGGCGGGGCCTTTCGTGGCGGTCAATTGCGGCGCCATCTCTCCCTCGCTGATCCAGTCGGAGCTGTTCGGCCACGAGCGCGGCGCCTTCACCGGCGCTTCGTCGGAGCGCCGCGGGCTGATCGAGGCGGCCAATGGCGGCACCATCTTCCTCGACGAGATCGGCGACCTGCCGCTGGAGCTGCAGACCAACCTGCTGCGCTTCCTGCAGGAGAAGACCATCAGCCGCGTCGGCGGCGTACGCAGCCTGCGCGTGGATGTCCGGGTGGTCGCGGCCTCGCACGTGGACCTGGCGGAGGCGGTCGCCGTGGGGCGGTTCCGCGACGACCTGTTCTACCGGCTCAACGTGCTGTCCCTCGAACTGACGCCGCTGCGCCGCCGGATGGAGGACGTGCCAATGCTTGCGGAGCACTTCTTCCGGTGCTGCGCGGCCACCGGCAAGACTCGCGTGCAGGGCTTCAGCCGGCAGGCGCTGTCGGCCATGATGGCGCACGGCTGGCCCGGCAACGTGCGTGAGCTCTACAACCGCGTGCAGCGGGCGGTGGTGATGAGCGAGCTGCGGCTGATCGGCCCGGCCGACCTCGGGCTGGCCGAGGTGGAGAGCCCGGCATGCCTGGAGCTGGATACGGCCCGTACGCTGGCCGAGCGCGACGCCATCTGCCTGACGCTGACGCGCGTGGGGCGCAACGTGACGCGTGCGGCGCGCGAGCTCGGCGTGTCGCGCATGACCCTGTACCGCCTGATGGTCAAGCACTGCATCTCGCCGGCCGCGCCGCAGGCCCCCTATGCGGGCCCGAGGGCCCCGGCGGCCTTGCCGCTGCGCACCGCGCCTTCGATCGTCGCCGGGTAG
- the hpnD gene encoding presqualene diphosphate synthase HpnD — MTPEQYVQDKAAASGSSFYYAFLFLPKPRRAAITAFYAFCREVDDVVDEVSDPGVAATKLAWWRKEVAQAFDGHPQHPVMQALMPHAEVYGIEARQLQEVIDGCQMDLDQTRYLDFAALKRYCHLVAGVVGEGAARIFGQTDAQTTAYAHKLGLALQLTNIIRDVGEDALRGRIYLPVNELQQFDVKAHEVLNRLHSERFVALMKFQAQRAHAAYEEALALLPAADRRAQKPGLMMASIYRTLLREIERDDFKVLDQRVSLTPLRKLWLAWRVQALGKL, encoded by the coding sequence ATGACGCCCGAGCAGTACGTCCAGGACAAGGCGGCCGCTTCGGGCAGCAGCTTCTACTACGCCTTCCTGTTTCTCCCCAAGCCGCGGCGTGCCGCCATCACCGCCTTCTACGCCTTCTGCCGCGAGGTCGACGACGTGGTCGACGAGGTCAGCGACCCCGGCGTCGCCGCCACCAAGCTGGCCTGGTGGCGCAAGGAGGTCGCACAGGCTTTCGACGGCCACCCCCAGCATCCGGTCATGCAGGCGCTGATGCCGCACGCCGAGGTCTACGGCATCGAGGCGCGCCAGCTGCAGGAGGTGATCGACGGCTGCCAGATGGACCTGGACCAGACCCGCTACCTCGACTTCGCGGCCCTGAAGCGCTACTGTCACCTCGTGGCCGGCGTGGTGGGCGAAGGCGCGGCGCGCATCTTCGGCCAGACCGACGCGCAGACCACCGCCTATGCCCACAAGCTCGGCCTGGCGCTGCAGCTCACCAACATCATCCGCGACGTCGGCGAGGACGCGCTGCGCGGGCGCATCTACCTGCCGGTCAACGAGCTGCAGCAGTTCGACGTCAAGGCGCACGAGGTGCTCAACCGCCTGCACTCGGAGCGCTTCGTCGCCCTGATGAAATTCCAGGCCCAGCGCGCCCACGCGGCCTACGAGGAGGCCCTCGCCTTGCTGCCCGCGGCCGACCGGCGCGCGCAGAAGCCCGGCCTGATGATGGCCAGCATCTATCGCACCCTGCTGCGCGAGATCGAGCGAGATGACTTCAAGGTGCTGGACCAGCGCGTGAGCCTGACCCCGCTGCGCAAGCTCTGGCTGGCTTGGCGCGTGCAGGCGCTCGGCAAACTATGA
- the clpP gene encoding ATP-dependent Clp endopeptidase proteolytic subunit ClpP has protein sequence MSAQEIQGLGMIPMVIEQSGRGERSYDIYSRLLKERVIFLVGEVNDQTANLVVAQLLFLESENPDKDISFYINSPGGSVSAGMAIYDTMQFIKPAVSTLCVGFAASMGAFLLAAGEKGKRFSLPNSKIMIHQVLGGARGQATDIEIHARDILKTREQMNRILAERTGQPLDKIARDTERDYFLTADEAKDYGLVDQVIAKRS, from the coding sequence ATGAGCGCACAGGAAATTCAAGGCCTCGGCATGATCCCGATGGTCATCGAGCAATCGGGCCGCGGCGAGCGTTCCTACGACATCTATTCGCGGCTGCTCAAGGAGCGGGTGATCTTCCTGGTGGGCGAGGTCAACGACCAGACCGCCAACCTGGTGGTGGCGCAGCTGCTCTTCCTGGAGAGCGAGAACCCGGACAAGGACATTTCGTTCTACATCAATTCGCCCGGCGGCAGCGTGAGCGCGGGCATGGCGATCTACGACACCATGCAGTTCATCAAGCCGGCCGTGTCGACCCTGTGCGTTGGCTTCGCTGCCAGCATGGGCGCCTTCCTGCTGGCGGCCGGCGAGAAGGGCAAGCGCTTCTCGCTGCCCAACTCCAAGATCATGATCCACCAGGTGCTCGGCGGCGCCCGCGGCCAGGCCACGGACATCGAGATCCACGCCCGCGACATCCTGAAGACTCGCGAGCAGATGAACCGCATCCTTGCCGAGCGTACCGGCCAGCCCCTGGACAAGATTGCCCGCGACACCGAACGCGATTACTTCCTGACGGCCGACGAGG
- a CDS encoding efflux RND transporter permease subunit, protein MTSSETTASGAGKAGFNLSKWALDHPALTRYLMLVLMLLGFAAYFQLGQDEDPPFTFRAMVVRTYWPGATAQQVAEQVTDRLERTLQEAPYADKIRSYSKPGESQIIFQIKDSSKPGDVANVWYTVRKKIGDIRGTLPAGIQGPFFNDEFGDVYGVIYALESDGFSYAELKTFADDVRQRLLRVKDVAKVEQFGVQDEKIFVEVSQKRLAQLGLDFNAVLSQLGQQNAVESAGTIQAPQDVLQVRVAGQFTNVEQLRSMPIRGSSGSQIRLGDIAEIRRAYVDPPQVKVRHQGKEVIALGISMAKGGDIIELGKSLRAATADIDKRLPAGVKLAQVQDQPVAVSTSVNEFVRVLIEAVAIVLAVSFISLGLHKGGRFGYYIDIRPGLVVAITIPLVLAVTFLAMNYFGIGLHKISLGSLIIALGLLVDDAIIAVEMMVRKMEEGYDKVRAATFAYDVTAKPMLTGTLITAAGFLPIGIAKSVTGEYTFAIFAVTVIALVLSWLVSVYFVPYLGTLLLKVKPHDPEEPPHELFDSPFYSTFRRTVNWCVEHRWLTIGATLLTFALGIVGMGKVQQQFFPDSSRPEIMVELWFPEGTSFAANEEVTKRVEQRLLKEEGITTVSTWVGSGVPRFYLPLDQVFPQTNVSQLILLAKDLKYRESVRLKLPGLLAQEFPEVRGRVKLLPNGPPVAYPVQFRVIGTEPQQLRVHADEVKAIMRDNANMRGVNDNWNESVKVIRLEVDQDKARALGVTSQAIAQASRTMFSGTNIGQYRENDLLIDIVLRQQPDEREAISDIGNAYLPTSSGRSIPLTQIARPVFGWEPGVMWRENRDYAITVQGDIVEGLQGATVTEQLLPALRKLEAKWRAEGQGAYRIEVAGAVEESSKGSSSIVAGVPIMLFLVFTLLMLQLHSFSRSMLVFLTGPLGIAGVAGALLVSNRPFGFVALLGVIALMGMIQRNAVILIDQIEHDRAAGVPTWDAIVESAVRRLRPIVLTAAAAVLAMIPLSRSVFWGPMAIAIMGGLIVATVLTLLALPAMYAAWFRVRRDEHNPAKEAEEALVRA, encoded by the coding sequence ATGACGTCCTCCGAGACCACCGCTTCCGGTGCCGGCAAGGCCGGCTTCAATCTCTCGAAATGGGCGCTGGACCATCCGGCGCTGACCCGCTACCTGATGCTGGTGCTGATGTTGCTGGGCTTTGCGGCCTACTTCCAGCTGGGCCAGGACGAGGACCCCCCCTTCACCTTTCGCGCGATGGTGGTGCGCACCTACTGGCCGGGCGCGACGGCGCAGCAGGTGGCCGAGCAGGTGACCGACAGGCTCGAGCGCACGCTGCAGGAGGCGCCCTACGCCGACAAGATCCGCAGCTACTCCAAGCCGGGCGAGTCGCAGATCATCTTCCAGATCAAGGACTCGTCGAAGCCCGGCGATGTCGCCAACGTCTGGTACACCGTGCGCAAGAAGATCGGCGATATCCGCGGCACGCTGCCGGCGGGCATCCAGGGGCCCTTCTTCAACGACGAATTCGGCGATGTCTACGGCGTGATCTACGCGCTCGAGAGCGACGGCTTCAGCTATGCCGAACTGAAGACCTTCGCCGACGACGTGCGCCAGCGGCTGCTGCGTGTGAAGGACGTGGCCAAGGTCGAGCAGTTCGGCGTGCAGGACGAGAAGATCTTCGTCGAGGTCTCGCAGAAGCGCCTGGCGCAGCTGGGGCTGGACTTCAACGCCGTGCTGTCGCAGCTCGGACAGCAGAACGCCGTCGAGAGCGCCGGCACGATCCAGGCGCCCCAGGACGTGCTGCAGGTGCGGGTGGCCGGCCAGTTCACCAACGTGGAGCAACTGCGCTCTATGCCGATCCGCGGCAGTTCAGGCAGCCAGATCCGGCTGGGCGACATCGCGGAGATCCGGCGCGCCTACGTCGATCCGCCGCAGGTCAAGGTGCGGCACCAGGGCAAGGAGGTGATCGCGCTGGGCATCTCCATGGCCAAGGGCGGCGACATCATCGAGCTGGGCAAGTCGCTGCGCGCGGCCACCGCCGACATCGACAAGCGCCTGCCCGCGGGCGTGAAGCTGGCGCAGGTGCAGGACCAGCCGGTGGCCGTGTCGACCTCGGTCAACGAGTTCGTGCGCGTGTTGATCGAGGCGGTGGCGATTGTGCTGGCGGTGAGCTTCATCTCGCTCGGGCTGCACAAGGGCGGGCGCTTCGGGTACTACATCGACATCCGCCCGGGGCTGGTGGTGGCGATCACCATCCCGCTGGTGCTGGCCGTGACCTTCCTGGCGATGAACTACTTCGGCATCGGGCTGCACAAGATCTCGCTGGGCTCGCTGATCATCGCGCTCGGCCTGCTGGTGGACGACGCGATCATCGCGGTGGAGATGATGGTGCGCAAGATGGAGGAGGGCTACGACAAGGTGCGCGCTGCAACCTTCGCCTACGACGTCACCGCCAAGCCGATGCTGACCGGTACGCTGATCACGGCCGCGGGCTTTCTGCCGATCGGGATCGCCAAGTCGGTGACCGGCGAGTACACCTTCGCGATCTTCGCTGTGACGGTGATCGCGTTGGTGCTGAGCTGGCTGGTGTCGGTGTACTTCGTGCCCTACCTCGGAACCCTGCTCCTCAAGGTGAAGCCGCACGACCCGGAGGAGCCACCGCACGAGCTGTTCGATTCGCCGTTCTACAGCACCTTCCGGCGCACGGTGAACTGGTGCGTCGAGCACCGCTGGCTGACCATCGGCGCGACGCTGCTGACCTTCGCGCTCGGCATCGTCGGCATGGGCAAGGTGCAACAGCAGTTTTTCCCCGACTCCAGCCGCCCCGAGATCATGGTCGAGCTGTGGTTCCCCGAAGGCACGTCTTTCGCAGCCAACGAGGAGGTGACGAAGCGGGTCGAGCAGCGGCTGCTGAAGGAGGAGGGCATCACCACCGTCAGCACCTGGGTCGGCTCCGGCGTGCCGCGCTTCTACCTGCCCCTGGACCAGGTGTTTCCGCAGACCAACGTCTCGCAGTTGATCCTCCTGGCCAAGGACCTCAAGTACCGCGAGTCGGTGCGGCTCAAGCTGCCGGGGCTGCTGGCCCAGGAATTCCCCGAGGTCCGGGGGCGCGTGAAGCTGCTGCCCAACGGTCCGCCGGTGGCCTATCCGGTGCAGTTCCGCGTGATCGGCACGGAGCCGCAGCAGCTGCGCGTGCATGCCGACGAGGTCAAGGCGATCATGCGCGACAACGCCAACATGCGCGGCGTGAACGACAACTGGAACGAGTCGGTCAAGGTGATCCGGCTCGAGGTGGACCAGGACAAGGCACGCGCCCTCGGCGTCACCAGCCAGGCCATCGCGCAGGCGTCGCGCACCATGTTCAGTGGCACCAACATCGGCCAGTACCGCGAGAACGACCTGTTGATCGACATCGTGCTGCGCCAGCAGCCCGACGAGCGCGAGGCGATCTCGGACATCGGCAACGCCTACCTGCCGACCAGCTCGGGCCGCTCGATCCCGCTGACGCAGATCGCCAGGCCGGTGTTCGGTTGGGAGCCGGGCGTGATGTGGCGCGAGAACCGCGACTATGCGATCACCGTGCAGGGCGACATCGTCGAGGGCCTGCAGGGCGCCACCGTCACCGAGCAGTTGCTGCCGGCGCTGCGCAAGCTGGAGGCGAAGTGGCGTGCCGAAGGGCAGGGCGCCTACCGCATCGAGGTGGCGGGGGCGGTGGAGGAGAGCAGCAAGGGCTCGTCCTCGATCGTGGCCGGCGTGCCGATCATGCTGTTCCTGGTGTTCACGCTGCTGATGCTGCAACTGCACAGCTTCAGCCGCTCGATGCTGGTCTTCTTGACCGGCCCGTTGGGCATCGCGGGCGTGGCCGGTGCGCTGCTGGTGTCGAATCGGCCCTTCGGCTTCGTCGCGCTGCTGGGTGTGATCGCGCTGATGGGGATGATCCAGCGCAACGCGGTGATCCTGATCGACCAGATCGAGCACGACCGGGCTGCCGGCGTGCCCACCTGGGACGCGATCGTCGAATCGGCGGTGCGCCGGCTGCGGCCGATCGTGCTGACCGCGGCGGCCGCGGTGCTGGCAATGATCCCGTTGTCGCGCAGCGTGTTCTGGGGGCCGATGGCGATCGCGATCATGGGCGGCCTCATCGTTGCCACGGTCCTGACGCTGCTCGCCCTGCCGGCGATGTACGCGGCCTGGTTCCGCGTCCGGCGGGATGAGCACAACCCGGCCAAGGAGGCCGAAGAGGCTCTGGTTCGCGCTTAA
- the hpnC gene encoding squalene synthase HpnC produces the protein MPSTPHPAVAAAPAHYENFPVASWLCPPRLRPPIAAIYAFARTADDIADEGEAAATQRLEDLGAFRAELAAAARGAAPSARWPEVFGPLAHAMRDFALPEPLLADLLSAFMQDIEKTRDKAGYADRAELLDYCRRSANPIGRLLLHLYGVDDAPALAQSDAICSALQLINFWQDLSVDLPRGRVYLPAADLASQGLAAESLRSFRPLAPAAPPAPALALVAAQVAWARELMDEGAPLVHRLRGRAGWELRFVVQGGLRILDRIEAMGFDAWSRRPTIGRTDAPLLAWRALRMRRQSPAMTRFPR, from the coding sequence GTGCCTTCCACACCCCACCCCGCCGTCGCTGCGGCACCCGCCCATTACGAGAATTTCCCGGTCGCGTCCTGGCTGTGCCCGCCGCGGTTGCGGCCACCCATCGCGGCGATCTACGCCTTCGCCCGCACGGCCGACGACATCGCCGACGAGGGCGAGGCCGCTGCGACCCAGCGGCTCGAGGACCTGGGCGCCTTTCGCGCCGAGCTTGCTGCCGCGGCGCGCGGTGCTGCGCCTTCGGCGCGCTGGCCCGAGGTCTTCGGCCCGCTGGCGCATGCCATGCGCGACTTCGCCCTGCCCGAGCCCCTGCTGGCCGACCTGCTCTCGGCCTTCATGCAGGACATCGAGAAGACCCGCGACAAGGCGGGCTATGCCGATCGCGCGGAGCTGCTCGACTACTGCCGCCGCTCGGCCAACCCGATCGGGCGGCTGCTGCTGCATCTCTACGGCGTGGACGATGCCCCCGCCCTCGCCCAGAGCGACGCCATCTGCAGCGCCCTGCAGTTGATCAACTTCTGGCAGGACCTGAGCGTCGACCTGCCGCGCGGCCGCGTCTACCTGCCCGCGGCCGACCTCGCGTCGCAGGGTCTTGCGGCCGAGAGCCTGCGCAGCTTCAGGCCGCTGGCCCCGGCCGCGCCGCCGGCACCCGCGCTCGCGCTGGTCGCGGCCCAGGTGGCCTGGGCCCGCGAGCTGATGGACGAAGGCGCGCCGCTGGTACATCGTCTGCGCGGCCGCGCCGGCTGGGAACTGCGCTTCGTGGTGCAGGGCGGCTTGCGCATCCTCGACAGGATCGAGGCGATGGGCTTCGACGCGTGGTCGCGGCGCCCCACCATCGGCAGGACCGATGCACCGCTTCTTGCCTGGCGCGCCTTGCGGATGCGGAGACAATCGCCCGCGATGACGAGATTTCCACGATGA
- the tig gene encoding trigger factor, with protein sequence MTVNVETLDKLERKITLTLPVGTIQSEVDSRLKKLARTVKMDGFRPGKVPMTVVAQRYGYSVHYEVMNDKVGEAFSQAANEAKLRVAGQPRITEKEEAPEGQLAFDAVFEVFPDVKINDLSSAEVEKLSAEVGDDAIDKTLEILRKQRRTFAQRAQDATVQDGDRVTVDFEGKIEGETFQGGKADDFQFIVGEGQMLKEFEDAVRGLKAGDSRTFPLSFPADYHGKDVAGKQADFMVTVKKIEASHLPEVNEQLAKALGIAEATVEGLRADIKRNLEREVKFRLLARNKNAVMDALIANAELDLPKSSVQAEVDRMVEGARAELKQRGIKDADKAPIPDDVFRPQAERRVRLGLVVAELVRANNLQAKPEQIKAHIDELAASYEKPADVVRWYFSDNRRLAEVEAVVIENNVTDFVLGKAKVNAKSVSFDELMAQQG encoded by the coding sequence ATGACCGTGAACGTTGAAACCCTCGACAAGCTCGAGCGCAAGATCACGCTGACCTTGCCCGTCGGCACCATCCAGTCCGAGGTCGATTCACGCCTCAAGAAGCTGGCCCGCACTGTCAAGATGGACGGCTTCCGTCCCGGCAAGGTGCCGATGACGGTGGTGGCCCAGCGCTACGGCTATTCGGTGCACTACGAGGTCATGAACGACAAGGTCGGCGAGGCCTTCTCGCAGGCGGCCAACGAGGCCAAGCTGCGCGTGGCGGGCCAGCCGCGCATCACCGAGAAGGAAGAGGCGCCCGAGGGCCAGTTGGCCTTCGATGCGGTGTTCGAGGTCTTCCCCGACGTCAAGATCAACGACCTGTCCAGCGCCGAGGTCGAGAAGCTCAGCGCCGAGGTGGGCGACGATGCGATCGACAAGACGCTCGAGATCCTGCGCAAGCAGCGCCGCACCTTCGCCCAGCGCGCCCAGGACGCCACGGTGCAGGACGGCGACCGCGTGACGGTCGACTTCGAGGGCAAGATCGAGGGCGAGACCTTCCAGGGCGGCAAGGCGGACGACTTCCAGTTCATCGTCGGCGAAGGCCAGATGCTCAAGGAATTCGAGGACGCCGTGCGTGGCCTGAAGGCCGGCGACAGCCGCACCTTCCCCCTGTCCTTCCCGGCCGACTACCACGGCAAGGACGTGGCGGGCAAGCAGGCCGACTTCATGGTCACGGTGAAGAAGATCGAGGCTTCGCACCTGCCCGAGGTCAACGAGCAGTTGGCCAAGGCGCTCGGCATCGCCGAGGCCACGGTCGAGGGCCTGCGCGCCGACATCAAGCGCAACCTCGAGCGCGAGGTCAAGTTCCGCCTGCTGGCGCGCAACAAGAACGCGGTGATGGACGCGCTGATCGCCAACGCCGAGCTGGACCTGCCCAAGTCCAGCGTGCAGGCCGAGGTCGACCGTATGGTCGAAGGCGCCCGCGCCGAGCTCAAGCAGCGCGGCATCAAGGATGCCGACAAGGCGCCGATCCCCGACGACGTGTTCCGCCCGCAGGCAGAGCGCCGCGTGCGCCTGGGCCTGGTGGTGGCCGAGCTGGTGCGCGCCAACAACCTGCAGGCCAAGCCGGAGCAGATCAAGGCCCACATCGACGAGCTGGCCGCCAGCTACGAGAAGCCGGCCGACGTGGTGCGCTGGTACTTCAGCGACAACCGCCGCCTGGCCGAGGTCGAGGCGGTGGTGATCGAGAACAACGTGACCGATTTCGTGCTGGGCAAGGCCAAGGTCAACGCGAAGTCGGTGTCCTTCGACGAACTGATGGCCCAGCAGGGCTGA
- the hpnE gene encoding hydroxysqualene dehydroxylase HpnE, which produces MTKNIAVIGAGWAGLACAIEATRAGHAVTVFEAARTLGGRARALPAQLPGGEPVVLDNGQHILIGAYSATLGLMRELGIDPEAVLQRMPLRLRFADGGGLAVPPGWPPPLDLLAGILGARGWSWRDKASLARRALAWRAAGFLCDPQTSVDQLCAGLTPRVRRELVEPLCISALNTPLERASGQVFLRVLHDALFTERGGADLLLPRVDLGALLPDAAAHWLAKHGTRLHTGKRVQAIGRDNTGWQVDGERFDRVVLACPPWEAARLAECAGLLEAAGWSRSAQALEHEAIATVYVAGGAALPEPLLALRSSAGAPAQFVFDRGQLGGPQGLLAFVVSASSEARELLQQQVVAQAREQLGLADLQPLLTVVEKRATFACTPGLERPPARIAAGLLACGDYVEGPYPATIEGAVRSGKAAGALGPA; this is translated from the coding sequence GTGACGAAGAACATCGCCGTCATCGGCGCAGGCTGGGCCGGCCTGGCCTGCGCCATCGAGGCCACGCGCGCCGGCCACGCGGTGACCGTGTTCGAGGCCGCGCGCACCCTCGGCGGCCGCGCACGCGCCCTGCCCGCGCAATTGCCGGGCGGCGAACCGGTCGTGCTCGACAACGGCCAGCACATCCTGATCGGCGCCTACAGCGCGACCCTCGGCCTCATGCGGGAGCTGGGCATCGATCCCGAGGCGGTGCTGCAACGGATGCCGCTGCGGCTGCGATTCGCCGACGGCGGCGGGCTCGCCGTGCCGCCCGGCTGGCCGCCGCCGCTGGACCTGCTGGCCGGCATCCTCGGTGCACGCGGCTGGTCGTGGCGCGACAAGGCCTCACTGGCGCGCCGCGCGCTCGCATGGCGCGCAGCTGGCTTTCTCTGTGACCCGCAGACCTCGGTCGACCAGCTGTGCGCTGGCCTGACGCCGCGCGTGCGGCGCGAGCTGGTCGAGCCGCTGTGCATCTCGGCACTCAACACGCCCCTCGAGCGCGCCAGCGGCCAGGTCTTCCTGCGCGTGCTGCACGATGCCCTCTTCACCGAACGCGGCGGCGCCGACCTGCTCCTGCCTCGCGTCGACCTGGGCGCCCTGCTGCCCGACGCGGCGGCGCACTGGCTGGCGAAGCACGGCACGCGGCTGCACACCGGCAAGCGCGTGCAAGCCATCGGCCGCGACAACACGGGCTGGCAGGTCGACGGCGAGCGCTTCGACCGCGTGGTGCTCGCCTGCCCGCCCTGGGAGGCCGCGCGCCTCGCAGAATGCGCCGGCCTGCTCGAGGCCGCCGGCTGGTCGCGATCGGCCCAGGCGCTGGAGCACGAAGCCATCGCCACCGTCTACGTCGCAGGTGGCGCGGCGCTCCCCGAGCCGCTGCTCGCGCTGCGATCGTCCGCCGGCGCGCCCGCCCAGTTCGTCTTCGACCGCGGTCAGCTCGGCGGCCCGCAGGGCCTGCTGGCCTTCGTGGTCAGCGCCAGCAGCGAGGCGCGCGAGCTGCTGCAGCAGCAGGTCGTGGCGCAGGCCCGCGAGCAGCTCGGGCTTGCCGATCTGCAGCCGCTGCTGACGGTTGTCGAGAAGCGCGCCACCTTCGCCTGCACGCCGGGGCTCGAGCGCCCGCCCGCCCGCATCGCGGCGGGCCTCCTGGCTTGCGGCGACTATGTCGAGGGTCCCTACCCGGCGACGATCGAAGGCGCGGTGCGCAGCGGCAAGGCCGCCGGGGCCCTCGGGCCCGCATAG
- a CDS encoding efflux RND transporter periplasmic adaptor subunit — MTASSASPVIRHAGLLLVAALALAGCSRHQPAEEPLRAVKVMAVGTSAYDTEPEFSAEVRARIESRLGFRVAGKLTRRQAELGQHVKAGQVLAQLDPQDYRLAAEAARAQHAAALTNRDLAQADLKRYRGLREQNFISAAELERRESTYKAAQAQLEQAQAQMASQGNQAQYTTLVADVPGIITAIEAEPGQVVTAGTPVVRIAQDGARDVVFSVPEDRAALVTPGSAVAVRGWSGGQELQGKVREVAASADAVTRTYTVKVAIDAATAPALGATVYARPQALSRSGTPVLKLPTSALRQEGKGSAVWVLDKPSMTVRSQPVQVATADGNEAVIGSGLAPGTLVVVAGVHVLSPGQKVSIYREKTAAPAAATQEAVNAPGHVTPVSSTR; from the coding sequence ATGACCGCGTCATCCGCTTCCCCCGTCATCCGTCATGCCGGCCTCCTGCTCGTCGCTGCCCTTGCGCTCGCGGGCTGTTCCCGTCACCAGCCCGCCGAGGAGCCGCTGCGCGCGGTCAAGGTGATGGCGGTGGGCACCAGCGCCTACGACACCGAGCCCGAGTTCTCGGCCGAGGTGCGCGCCCGGATCGAATCGCGGCTGGGGTTCCGCGTGGCGGGCAAGCTCACCCGCCGCCAGGCCGAGCTCGGCCAGCATGTGAAGGCCGGCCAGGTGCTGGCGCAGCTCGATCCGCAGGACTACCGGCTCGCGGCCGAGGCGGCGCGGGCCCAGCATGCTGCCGCACTCACCAACCGCGACCTGGCGCAGGCCGATCTCAAGCGCTACCGCGGGCTGCGCGAGCAGAACTTCATCAGCGCCGCCGAGCTGGAGCGGCGCGAGAGCACCTACAAGGCGGCGCAGGCCCAGCTGGAACAGGCGCAGGCGCAGATGGCCTCGCAGGGCAACCAGGCGCAGTACACGACGCTGGTGGCCGACGTGCCGGGCATCATCACCGCGATCGAGGCGGAGCCGGGCCAGGTGGTGACCGCCGGCACGCCCGTCGTGCGGATCGCGCAGGACGGCGCGCGCGACGTGGTGTTCTCGGTGCCGGAAGACCGTGCCGCGCTCGTCACGCCAGGGTCGGCGGTGGCCGTGCGCGGCTGGTCGGGCGGCCAGGAATTGCAAGGCAAGGTACGCGAGGTGGCGGCCAGCGCCGATGCGGTGACGCGCACCTACACGGTCAAGGTGGCCATCGACGCCGCCACGGCGCCGGCCCTGGGCGCTACCGTCTATGCCCGGCCGCAGGCCCTGTCGCGCAGCGGCACGCCGGTGCTGAAGCTGCCGACCAGCGCCCTGCGCCAGGAAGGCAAGGGCAGCGCGGTCTGGGTGCTCGACAAGCCAAGCATGACGGTGCGCTCGCAGCCGGTGCAGGTGGCGACCGCGGATGGCAACGAGGCGGTGATCGGCAGCGGCCTCGCGCCGGGAACGCTGGTGGTGGTGGCCGGCGTGCACGTGCTGTCGCCGGGACAGAAGGTGTCGATCTACCGCGAGAAGACGGCGGCGCCTGCCGCGGCGACGCAGGAAGCCGTCAATGCGCCGGGGCACGTCACGCCGGTTTCCTCTACCCGCTGA